In Arachis stenosperma cultivar V10309 chromosome 1, arast.V10309.gnm1.PFL2, whole genome shotgun sequence, one DNA window encodes the following:
- the LOC130942367 gene encoding uncharacterized protein LOC130942367, with amino-acid sequence MGNSLRCCLACVIPCGALDLIRIVHLNGYVEEITRPITAGEILRENPNHVLSKPSSQGVVRRILILAPETELKRGSIYFLIPASSLPEKKRFAAAKSGSICDSDINKKVLSKKSKKCDDDDSSSHFHALTQIASKNKKSLRKDRRKGRVGVWRPHLESISED; translated from the coding sequence ATGGGTAATAGCTTAAGGTGTTGTTTGGCTTGTGTTATTCCTTGTGGTGCTCTTGATTTGATAAGAATAGTGCATTTGAATGGTTATGTGGAAGAGATTACACGTCCAATAACTGCCGGAGAGATTCTCAGGGAAAACCCTAATCATGTTCTAAGCAAACCTAGCTCTCAAGGCGTCGTTCGCCGGATTTTGATCCTTGCTCCGGAGACAGAGCTCAAGAGGGGAAGCATATACTTCTTGATCCCGGCGTCATCGTTGCCGGAAAAGAAGCGTTTCGCCGCTGCGAAGAGCGGAAGCATATGTGATAGTGACATCAATAAAAAAGTTTTGTCAAAAAAGAGTAAGAAGTGTGATGACGATGACTCGTCGTCACACTTCCATGCACTCACTCAGATAgcttctaaaaataaaaaatctttacGAAAAGATCGTCGGAAAGGTCGTGTTGGCGTATGGCGACCTCATTTAGAGAGCATCTCTGAAGACTAA